The Hypomesus transpacificus isolate Combined female chromosome 3, fHypTra1, whole genome shotgun sequence genome has a window encoding:
- the LOC124462846 gene encoding ovarian cancer G-protein coupled receptor 1, with the protein MNSKQYINCSISHEIHQYLFSWAYLLVLLLGIPANVFSLYHAVLQLKVRNELGVYLLQLTLSDLLYLASLPLWLQYIFQGDDWRNTEWLCQVCGFLLYQNIYISVGFLCCISLDRYLAVVYPLRFTALRSMKAAAIASVAIWLKEIAVGVVFFHHRELSTDRTNQSVCFEHYPMQAWEHPINYYRFIVGFLFPLAILALSYLRVLKAVGKSAGTQNAQKQRIKQLVTSTVVIFLLCFFPYHVFLLVRTLLEKDCDFIVSVFNYYHFSLLLTSFNCIADPVLYCFVSEAAQRSLQGALSSTARVFCCCCGRRGEASPAQPQTSDSNEVAASNENGAAAAVVVTLLHSINVEM; encoded by the exons ATGAATTCGAAGCAGTACATCAACTGCAGCATCAGCCATGAGATCCACCAGTACCTGTTCTCCTGGGCCTACTTATTGGTTCTGCTGCTGGGGATTCCTGCCAATGTATTCTCCCTCTACCACGCTGTGCTCCAGCTCAAG GTGCGTAACGAGCTGGGCGTGTACCTGCTGCAGCTGACCCTGtcagacctgctgtacctggccTCGCTGCCCCTCTGGCTGCAGTACATCTTCCAGGGGGACGACTGGCGCAACACGGAGTGGCTCTGCCAGGTGTGCGGCTTCCTGCTCTATCAG aACATCTACATCAGTGTTGGCTTCCTGTGCTGCATCTCCTTAGACCGCTACCTGGCAGTGGTCTACCCTCTACGCTTCACCGCTCTCCGCAGCATGAAGGCCGCCGCCATCGCCAGCGTCGCCATCTGGCTCAAGGAGATTGCCGTGGGCGTGGTCTTCTTCCACCACAGAGAGCTGAGCACGGACAGGACTAACCAATCGGTGTGCTTCGAGCACTACCCCATGCAGGCGTGGGAACACCCAATCAACTACTACCGCTTCATCGTGGGCTTCCTGTTTCCACTCGCCATCCTGGCCTTGTCCTATCTGCGCGTCCTGAAGGCGGTGGGGAAGAGTGCGGGGACGCAGAACGCCCAGAAGCAGCGCATCAAGCAGCTGGTGACCAGCACGGTGGTGATCTTCCTGCTGTGCTTCTTCCCCTACCACGTCTTCCTGCTGGTGCGCACCCTTCTGGAGAAGGACTGCGACTTCATCGTGAGCGTCTTCAACTACTACCACTTCTCGCTGCTCCTCACCAGCTTCAACTGCATCGCCGACCCCGTGCTGTACTGCTTCGTGAGCGAGGCGGCCCAGCGCAGCCTCCAGGGGGCGCTGAGCTCCACGGCCAGGgttttctgctgctgctgcgggCGGCGGGGGGAGGCTAGCCCCGCCCAGCCGCAGACCAGCGACTCCAACGAAGTGGCGGCCTCCAACGAGAACGGCGCCGCCGCCGCCGTCGTCGTCACCCTGCTGCACTCCATCAATGTGGAGATGTAG